CGCAGATGGGGTATTGGCGCCACTAATGGCGCCACATCCCAGCCTCTCCCTCTCGAAGCGCGCCAGACGGCCTAAGGCAAATCCCTTTGCCTCCGCTTTTTACCCTTACAAGGAAAACCAAATCTCCCCGTTTCTCCATCAACACAACATTTCGTCGCACCCTCCCCGCAATCGTcgcatcttctttctttcaatttcgCGACACTCTTATCGTGGTCCTGGCGTGGTGTCTCTTCTAGGGGGTATTTTTGACACTAATTTTTGTACATAAAGCCCTGGGTTTCTCGTAGTCATGGGTATACCGTAAGTTTTGTCCCATTCTTTTCTGTACTTGGCCTTGTTCGGGTCTTTACGCCGTACTTATCGTGCACGGTACAGCCATCATGGCTAACACAGCTGCAGTATGTACCGTGAGCCTTCATCAACAGAGGCTGCAAAGAACAATATTGTTAAAGACCCTTGTGCCGCCGCACGTTCTGCAATTCGTCGACAGACCACTATCCGGCGCCCTTCACGTCACAGTAGCTCTGCTTTGCGCAGCGCGACTTTGCGCTCGCCGTTTCCTCGTCCGCTAGCGAACGAGATTGAACGTGAAGCGAATGGACTCCCGCGCCATGTACGCTCTCCTATCCCGAATTCCGGCTCCGGTGAAGATCCATTCGATCTGACCAATGGCCTGTCGGATTCCAGCGCACGAGAAGCAGGCCAGCGCCTACTCAACGATGTCCTTCGTCACAGCCGTCCCGGCCAGAGATTGAGGATACCGCGTAATACTGTGTTAGACGACATATACTTGCGCGCAGCGGCTGGGAACCATGGGGGTGCtcaacaggaacaagatcatccaccCCCATCCTTCACTCCTCGATTCGCCCCGGCAATTGCGTACCACAGGACCTCATCCCCCCAGGCGCCTCCCGATGTCCGTCTGTCGCCATTCCCTCGGTCGGAAGCctttggtggagatgtctCGATCGGTTCCACTGTTCCTCTGCTACGGCGGGTTGGCCAGCGGTCTATTAATCAACCAAGCCGCTCAAACTCTCAGACTGTCGTTGACGGCCTTGGAGATCGCCAGCGGAGCGTAAGCCCGGATGGTGACAATGCGAACGATGCTTGGGAAACACTCTTGACTACTATCACGCCAGACGCCAATCTTCCTAGTGCGGACTCCTCGTTCACATCAGCGTCCGCGGGCACAAACGCTTCAATCAACGGAACGGCACGAAGTTCAGCAACTTCTTTCGGAACACTGCCAAATTCTATGGACTCAACTGCCGCAACTGTACAGATGGTTCTCGACCCTTATCCGGAGTTTCTCAATCCGTGTGACTATTCCACTTCAACAGACTCTGACTCCGATTCTGAGGCAGAGGCCACACAGAACTCATTGTTCCATTATCACTATCGCCGAATACGCGAAATCAACGCCCGGAGGGATGCCAGGAGGCGTGCACGTAATGCACATTCGACGATGAGTAGCCAACCTCCGCTTCCTGCGATCTCATTAGCTATTTCCAACTCTATAGACCCGGACCTTCAACATATGCAAGCTATCTTGGACCGGCTTGCCCGTCGAGAGGATGTCCCTGATGACTTATGGACAGCAGCTGGACTGTCTCGTACTATCGGCCAAGGGGTCAGCGCAAGCGACGGTACCAACAATACTGATGCGGTTGATGGGCCATCCAGACAGCAGCAGTGAAGAtcttatattctttctttctgattCTGTGTTAATTATTGAgcctttcatctcttccattttGTTAGGGGCAGTCATGTCGATGTAAACGGGTTAAGCGGGAAGGATATCACGTTCGGCGTTCTTGGTGTTTTTCAAAATACATAGTTTGCGGGTTGCCTTACAGTGGCTGGAAGCACTTATCATGGGATGATCATTTGTTTATTCCCCTATATCTGTTCGGGTCTCTATATTTATTCGGGTTGtgtttattttgatttttgaagCTTAGCAgccttttgtttcttggggTCAGGAAGGAAGCAGACCTACGGGCAACTTACAGGGGGGCGTTTGTCTATGGTTCTCATTGTCTTTGGCATTCTgcatacatagtacataaCCTGCATTTCCAGGTTGTACAGCTTCAGTCAGAAGTAATTGAACAGTGGGCAACCCTGAGGATCGCATGAACTAAAATTCGATAAGCCTGTTGTTTTAAGATGTGGAAAGTACCTGGATTAATTCTAAAGCTTGGTCTAATTTGACAAATGTATTTGTTTTGTGCCTGAGATAAACATGGTACTGGATGTGGTAGTGGTGCCTGTTCACGTACCTGTTGTAACCTCGTGACTCGGGAATAGGGAAAAGAAACCCCTGTGACGTAGGGTCGGTATGTGACCTATGATGCTAACCTTTCCGTACAGATCGCAAAACCCCACTCCGATGACAAGCCCCGCCGACTGCCTCTATTTATCTCAATGGACCACggagcttttctttgtccatcACATCAACAAGTATCATCTTTTTGCGTTAGAACATTCCTACATTGATCCTAGAAATTACCCTTGAGGGCCCTGGATCTGTTTTGAATAACTTAGCCCCCTCGTTATCTTGCGTCTTTGCTGGGCAACGTTTATCCGCATGAGCTACGACTCGGGGTATTTGGATTGATTTtctatactactagtatctTCCCTCGCCCTAAAATACACCCTGGATCTATAGATATAAAGGCAACCATGGATGCCCAGGTAGACAGACTAGTCGATAAGATCTGGGGTAAGTCGCTCGGCATGACACATATTGCACAGCAAGAAGGTCTAGCCTTGAGCTTTTGAAGACGGAAAAATTCTTATACCGATGGATTACTGATGGCCCTTCTTAAGATAAAACCGAATCTACGCCAGACGATTCCCGGTTGATGATAGCAGTGAGTGGCATACCGGGCTCCGGAAAGACAGCACTTGCCAGCTTGATGG
The sequence above is a segment of the Aspergillus oryzae RIB40 DNA, chromosome 3 genome. Coding sequences within it:
- a CDS encoding uncharacterized protein (predicted protein), translated to MYREPSSTEAAKNNIVKDPCAAARSAIRRQTTIRRPSRHSSSALRSATLRSPFPRPLANEIEREANGLPRHVRSPIPNSGSGEDPFDLTNGLSDSSAREAGQRLLNDVLRHSRPGQRLRIPRNTVLDDIYLRAAAGNHGGAQQEQDHPPPSFTPRFAPAIAYHRTSSPQAPPDVRLSPFPRSEAFGGDVSIGSTVPLLRRVGQRSINQPSRSNSQTVVDGLGDRQRSVSPDGDNANDAWETLLTTITPDANLPSADSSFTSASAGTNASINGTARSSATSFGTLPNSMDSTAATVQMVLDPYPEFLNPCDYSTSTDSDSDSEAEATQNSLFHYHYRRIREINARRDARRRARNAHSTMSSQPPLPAISLAISNSIDPDLQHMQAILDRLARREDVPDDLWTAAGLSRTIGQGVSASDGTNNTDAVDGPSRQQQ